One window of the Crassaminicella thermophila genome contains the following:
- a CDS encoding aldehyde dehydrogenase family protein: MNIIDNDLLSIQESRILIENASQAQKMLATFPQEKLDELVERMAEEIGKYARELAMMSKDETDYGKWQDKYIKNRFACEYVPSRLRGMRCVGIIREDKENKTMDVGVPMGVIVALSPATSPVSTTIYKALIAIKSGNAIVFSPHPRAKKTIGKALDIMIRAAEGYGLPVGAISYLQTVTPAGTMELMKHKETSLIMNTGVPGMLNEAYKAGKPVIYGGNGNGPAFIERTADIKQAVIDIIASKTFDNGMVSAAEQSVVVDSCIAAEVKQEMKNNGAYFMTEQEAQKLGLILFNSDGSVDSEMVGKSALELAKRAGFTVPETTLVLISEQKYVSETNPYVKEKLCPVLAYYIEDDWMNACEKCIELLLSERNGHTLVIHSKNEDVIRQFVLKKPVGRVLVNTSASFGSMGLTTNLFPSLTLGSGSAGKGMTSDNVSPMNLIYIRKVGYGVRNIEEITNGFLEKEEVPMSCISEPKRQDDMKILKHILEKVMKEINN; this comes from the coding sequence ATGAACATTATAGATAATGATTTGCTCTCCATTCAAGAGTCTCGAATCCTTATAGAAAATGCAAGTCAAGCGCAGAAAATGCTTGCAACTTTTCCACAGGAAAAATTGGACGAGCTTGTTGAACGTATGGCAGAAGAGATTGGAAAATATGCACGTGAACTTGCCATGATGTCTAAAGATGAAACTGATTATGGAAAATGGCAGGATAAGTATATCAAAAATCGATTTGCCTGTGAGTATGTACCAAGTAGACTTAGAGGAATGCGCTGTGTAGGTATTATTAGAGAAGATAAAGAGAATAAGACTATGGATGTAGGCGTACCTATGGGGGTAATTGTTGCATTAAGTCCTGCTACGAGTCCTGTTTCTACCACTATCTATAAAGCTCTGATTGCAATTAAGTCTGGAAATGCAATTGTTTTTTCTCCACATCCTAGAGCGAAAAAGACAATTGGAAAAGCTCTAGATATTATGATACGTGCTGCTGAAGGATATGGGTTACCAGTAGGAGCTATTTCATATTTGCAAACTGTAACGCCTGCTGGGACTATGGAATTAATGAAGCATAAAGAAACATCATTAATTATGAATACTGGTGTTCCAGGAATGCTTAATGAAGCATATAAGGCCGGGAAGCCTGTAATTTATGGGGGTAATGGTAATGGGCCAGCATTTATTGAACGTACAGCTGACATAAAGCAGGCTGTAATAGATATTATTGCTAGTAAGACTTTTGATAATGGAATGGTATCAGCAGCGGAACAATCTGTTGTTGTAGATAGTTGTATTGCAGCAGAGGTTAAACAGGAGATGAAAAACAATGGTGCATATTTTATGACAGAGCAAGAGGCACAAAAACTTGGTTTAATACTTTTTAATTCAGATGGAAGTGTAGACTCTGAAATGGTTGGTAAATCAGCGTTAGAATTGGCAAAAAGAGCAGGATTTACTGTTCCAGAAACTACATTAGTGTTGATTTCTGAGCAGAAATATGTTTCTGAGACGAATCCTTATGTTAAGGAAAAGCTTTGCCCAGTTTTGGCTTATTACATTGAAGACGATTGGATGAATGCATGTGAAAAATGTATAGAGTTATTATTAAGCGAGAGAAATGGACACACTCTTGTAATTCACTCAAAAAATGAAGATGTGATTCGCCAGTTTGTATTAAAAAAACCGGTAGGGAGAGTGCTTGTTAATACGTCTGCTTCCTTTGGTAGTATGGGCTTAACAACGAATTTATTTCCTTCGTTAACTCTTGGAAGTGGATCAGCAGGTAAGGGAATGACTTCTGACAATGTTTCACCAATGAATTTAATTTATATTCGTAAAGTTGGATATGGTGTGAGAAATATAGAGGAGATAACGAATGGTTTCTTAGAAAAAGAAGAAGTACCTATGAGTTGCATATCAGAGCCTAAAAGGCAAGATGACATGAAGATATTGAAGCATATATTAGAAAAAGTTATGAAAGAAATAAATAATTAA